In Arthrobacter sp. SLBN-112, a genomic segment contains:
- a CDS encoding ABC transporter substrate-binding protein, translating to MKKFTNAARIAAITAVAAFGLTGCVGGAETTADTSTGTTGLPQAIKDAGKIRIGLSPDFPPMEFRDSDKNLAGVDIELQQKLGEALGVQVEVVESPFDQLINSVQTGRVDLVMSGISDTVERQKTVDFVDYFKSQGRLYTSGTRAAEFKQESDLCGKTLAVSGKTDYFEQVKTLSKTICTDKGLPELSILPTDSGAAARLQIDQGRVDLAAQGAENLAYFDKTDPGKYAAVLDPLPAKPFGILMQKDNTQLANAVKDALTKVTDSGDYQKILDKWGIGYGAMKPEINGVK from the coding sequence ATGAAGAAGTTCACCAATGCCGCCCGCATCGCGGCCATCACCGCAGTTGCAGCGTTTGGCCTCACCGGCTGCGTCGGCGGCGCCGAGACCACCGCCGACACGAGCACCGGCACCACCGGCTTGCCCCAGGCCATCAAGGACGCAGGGAAGATCAGAATCGGTTTGTCACCGGACTTTCCGCCGATGGAATTCCGCGACTCAGACAAGAACCTGGCCGGCGTGGACATCGAGCTGCAGCAAAAGCTTGGCGAGGCGCTCGGGGTGCAGGTCGAAGTTGTGGAATCGCCCTTTGACCAGCTGATCAACTCCGTCCAGACCGGCCGCGTGGACCTGGTCATGTCCGGCATCTCGGACACCGTGGAACGGCAGAAGACGGTCGATTTCGTGGACTACTTCAAGTCCCAGGGGCGCCTCTACACCTCAGGCACCCGGGCGGCGGAGTTCAAGCAGGAGAGCGATCTCTGCGGCAAGACCCTCGCCGTCAGCGGCAAGACCGATTACTTCGAGCAGGTGAAAACCTTGAGCAAGACCATCTGCACTGACAAGGGGCTTCCGGAACTGAGCATCCTGCCCACGGACTCCGGCGCGGCCGCTCGGCTCCAGATTGACCAGGGCCGCGTGGACCTGGCTGCCCAGGGCGCAGAAAACCTCGCCTACTTCGACAAGACCGATCCCGGAAAGTACGCCGCCGTGCTCGATCCGCTGCCGGCCAAGCCCTTCGGCATCCTGATGCAGAAGGACAACACCCAACTGGCCAACGCGGTCAAGGACGCTCTCACCAAGGTCACGGACAGCGGCGACTACCAGAAGATCCTGGACAAGTGGGGCATTGGCTACGGTGCCATGAAGCCCGAGATCAACGGAGTTAAGTGA
- a CDS encoding HD domain-containing phosphohydrolase — protein MIASHCISAGALASNVGLDGGVAGLLAHTFERWDGKGLPEGVAGPDIPLEMRIMHLADTAEVFLRQEGVAGAVAMVRARRGSQFDPALAGLFIDQAQALTAGLLDVDCWQAALDLAPTDAPLSGSQLDTVLRAIGDFADLKSPYTAGHSRGVAALAAVAGGEHGLAADDVRELRRAGWVHDLGRLGVSNQVWDKKEPLSQADLERIHMHPYLGERILSRVPGLKGEAALTGLHHERLDGSGYPRGIGGTELGIKQRILAAADSYQASLEPRPHRAALPPADAAARLRREVSAGRISREAADAVLTAAGQQPHRRPAPPAGLTRREVEILCMLCRGMPPAEIAASLFLARKTVRNHVEHIYTKIGATNRVGATLFAVRNGLIEHGTAPN, from the coding sequence ATGATCGCCTCGCACTGCATCTCCGCCGGTGCGCTGGCCAGCAATGTAGGGCTCGACGGCGGCGTGGCAGGACTGCTGGCCCACACCTTTGAGCGCTGGGACGGCAAGGGCCTGCCGGAGGGAGTAGCGGGGCCGGACATCCCGCTGGAAATGCGGATCATGCACCTGGCGGACACTGCCGAAGTGTTCCTCCGCCAGGAGGGAGTGGCCGGCGCGGTGGCCATGGTGCGGGCCCGCCGCGGCAGCCAGTTCGATCCGGCCCTGGCCGGCCTGTTCATCGACCAGGCCCAGGCACTCACCGCAGGGCTCCTCGACGTCGACTGCTGGCAGGCGGCCCTTGACCTGGCACCCACTGACGCTCCGCTGTCCGGCAGCCAGCTGGACACGGTGCTGCGCGCCATCGGCGACTTCGCAGACCTCAAGTCTCCCTACACGGCCGGACACTCCCGCGGCGTGGCGGCCCTCGCAGCCGTTGCCGGCGGGGAGCACGGGCTGGCCGCGGACGATGTCAGGGAGCTGCGCCGTGCAGGATGGGTGCACGACCTGGGCCGTTTGGGGGTGTCCAACCAGGTGTGGGACAAAAAGGAGCCCCTCTCCCAGGCGGATCTGGAACGTATCCACATGCATCCGTACCTGGGAGAACGGATCCTCAGCCGTGTTCCCGGGCTGAAGGGCGAGGCGGCCCTGACCGGCCTGCACCATGAGCGGCTGGACGGGTCAGGCTACCCACGCGGGATTGGCGGAACGGAGCTGGGGATCAAGCAGCGCATCCTGGCGGCCGCGGACTCCTACCAGGCCTCACTCGAGCCGCGCCCGCACCGGGCCGCGCTTCCGCCGGCAGATGCCGCTGCCCGGCTGCGGCGTGAAGTTTCGGCCGGCCGGATCAGCCGCGAAGCTGCCGACGCCGTGCTCACAGCGGCCGGCCAGCAGCCCCACCGACGGCCTGCCCCTCCCGCCGGGCTCACCCGCAGGGAAGTGGAAATCCTCTGCATGCTGTGCCGCGGAATGCCTCCGGCCGAGATCGCCGCCAGCCTGTTTCTCGCGCGCAAGACCGTCCGCAATCACGTGGAGCACATCTACACCAAGATCGGTGCAACCAACCGGGTGGGTGCCACATTGTTCGCGGTAAGGAACGGCCTGATCGAGCACGGGACCGCGCCCAACTAG
- a CDS encoding polysaccharide deacetylase, whose amino-acid sequence MNQQSMGAGAAVLWPEGKRSAVALAFDLDGPTGDAMLKGTIWTRPEYFSQGAYGPWRALDRLLRLLETHHVPATFFAPAWVVETWPDQCRRIVEHGHEVAHHGYKHEKYWDLSTDEQRQVIETSQRIFQDVLGATAFGFRTPSGDWRPETPALLAEMGFLYSSSMRGDDRPYFHAGGKLIEIPARSDMDDYASLAYTTNPDWPSGGDRIAGYEPTLDNWIREFDGYHAEGLCLSTIFHPKVVGKPGRAALLDRWIQHMKDADGVWFGTCGEIATWWRQNHGMEPA is encoded by the coding sequence GTGAACCAGCAGTCCATGGGGGCAGGGGCGGCGGTGCTGTGGCCGGAAGGCAAGCGCAGCGCCGTCGCCCTGGCCTTCGATCTTGACGGGCCCACGGGCGATGCCATGCTGAAAGGCACCATCTGGACCCGGCCGGAGTACTTCAGCCAGGGTGCCTACGGACCGTGGCGGGCCCTGGACCGCCTCCTCCGGCTCCTGGAAACCCATCACGTCCCGGCAACCTTCTTTGCGCCCGCCTGGGTGGTCGAAACATGGCCCGACCAGTGCCGGCGGATCGTGGAGCACGGCCACGAAGTGGCACACCACGGCTATAAACACGAGAAGTACTGGGACCTCAGTACTGATGAACAGCGGCAGGTGATCGAGACCAGCCAGCGGATCTTCCAGGACGTCCTGGGCGCCACTGCCTTCGGCTTCCGGACGCCGTCCGGTGACTGGCGTCCCGAGACCCCGGCCCTGCTCGCGGAAATGGGCTTCCTCTACTCAAGCTCCATGCGCGGCGATGACCGGCCGTACTTCCACGCCGGCGGGAAGCTCATCGAGATCCCGGCCAGGTCTGACATGGACGACTACGCCTCCCTGGCCTACACCACCAACCCGGACTGGCCCTCCGGCGGGGACCGGATTGCCGGCTACGAACCCACCCTGGACAACTGGATCAGGGAGTTTGACGGCTATCACGCTGAGGGTCTGTGCCTCTCCACGATCTTCCATCCCAAGGTGGTGGGAAAGCCCGGCCGGGCAGCGCTCCTGGACCGTTGGATCCAGCACATGAAGGATGCCGACGGCGTGTGGTTCGGCACCTGTGGCGAGATCGCCACCTGGTGGCGGCAGAACCACGGAATGGAGCCAGCATGA
- a CDS encoding thiamine pyrophosphate-binding protein produces the protein MTTLTVSGRVAQVLSSYVSDVFGVMGNGNVYFLDAAEQQGLLFTPVRHEGAAIAAADAYYRASGRLAAGTTTYGPGYTNALTALAEAVQAQIPVVLVTGDAPTTGARPWDVDQAAIAAGLGAATFTVTRDAAGAITRQAVEYALTRRTAVVLAIPYDLAALEADDQELPAPSAPDMTHDGGTDLGQVARLLAGARRPLILAGRGAHLAGAGPELRELADRLGALTAGTALALNLLNGEGYLGVAGGFGTDTAAGLMDEADVVLVAGASLSPFTMRFGHLLGPDSTVIQIDTALQPTNPRVDLFIQADAKAAASRLLSLLDVEAAVAGWRAEASKRLAAGPGHEAGSEVTDDSRLDPRALAAALNAVLPERRTVVQDGGHFIGWAPMYWNIPRPQDLVMVGTAFQSIGLGLASAVGAARAVEDGRTLVLASGDGGFLMGLSDLESLISAARSAIVVIYNDAAYGAEIHQYGSQGLTEKPMLIPEVDFSGVARALGAESAVIRSLDDLSALQDWISAGAKGTFVADCRITSSVRAPWLTEWMNATRAAKAAVAST, from the coding sequence ATGACTACTCTCACCGTCTCCGGCCGCGTGGCGCAGGTTCTCAGCAGCTATGTCAGCGACGTCTTCGGCGTCATGGGCAACGGCAACGTCTATTTCCTGGATGCCGCGGAGCAGCAGGGCCTTCTCTTCACCCCCGTCCGGCATGAGGGCGCCGCCATCGCCGCGGCCGACGCCTACTACCGGGCCTCGGGACGGCTCGCCGCGGGCACCACCACCTACGGCCCCGGCTATACCAACGCGCTCACCGCCCTGGCCGAGGCGGTCCAGGCGCAGATCCCCGTCGTGCTGGTCACCGGAGACGCCCCCACCACCGGCGCCCGGCCCTGGGACGTGGACCAGGCGGCCATCGCCGCCGGCCTCGGCGCGGCCACCTTCACCGTCACCCGCGACGCCGCAGGCGCCATCACCCGGCAGGCGGTGGAGTACGCACTCACCCGGCGCACCGCCGTCGTGCTGGCCATCCCCTACGACCTCGCGGCACTCGAGGCTGATGACCAGGAACTTCCGGCGCCGTCGGCACCCGATATGACGCACGACGGCGGCACGGACCTTGGGCAGGTGGCCCGCCTGCTCGCCGGGGCCAGGCGGCCGCTGATCCTCGCCGGCCGCGGCGCGCACCTCGCCGGCGCCGGCCCGGAACTCCGCGAACTCGCCGACCGGCTCGGCGCACTGACCGCCGGAACCGCCCTGGCGCTCAACCTCCTCAATGGCGAGGGGTACCTGGGCGTGGCCGGCGGTTTCGGCACCGACACCGCGGCCGGGCTTATGGACGAGGCCGACGTGGTCCTGGTGGCCGGGGCCAGCTTGAGCCCGTTCACCATGCGATTCGGGCACCTGCTGGGCCCGGACAGCACCGTCATCCAGATCGACACCGCGCTGCAGCCGACCAACCCGCGGGTGGACCTGTTTATTCAGGCTGATGCGAAGGCCGCTGCTTCGCGCTTGCTGTCGTTGCTGGACGTCGAGGCGGCAGTGGCCGGTTGGCGGGCCGAAGCTTCCAAGCGTCTGGCTGCCGGACCGGGACATGAGGCTGGCTCCGAGGTGACCGATGACAGCCGACTGGACCCGCGCGCCCTCGCCGCCGCGCTGAATGCCGTACTGCCGGAGCGCCGCACGGTGGTCCAGGACGGCGGGCACTTCATCGGGTGGGCGCCCATGTACTGGAACATCCCGCGGCCGCAGGACCTGGTGATGGTGGGGACCGCGTTCCAGTCGATCGGGCTGGGGCTTGCGAGTGCCGTCGGGGCAGCCCGCGCGGTGGAGGACGGCCGCACCCTGGTGCTGGCCTCCGGCGACGGCGGGTTCCTGATGGGCCTGTCCGACCTCGAATCGCTGATCAGTGCCGCCCGCAGCGCCATCGTGGTGATCTACAACGACGCAGCCTACGGGGCCGAGATCCACCAGTACGGCTCGCAGGGCCTGACCGAGAAGCCGATGCTGATCCCGGAGGTGGACTTCAGCGGCGTTGCGCGGGCGTTGGGGGCCGAGTCGGCTGTCATCCGCTCGCTGGACGATCTGTCCGCGCTGCAGGACTGGATCTCCGCCGGCGCCAAGGGCACGTTCGTGGCCGACTGCCGGATCACCTCGAGCGTCCGGGCCCCATGGCTGACCGAGTGGATGAACGCCACCCGGGCAGCGAAGGCTGCTGTGGCGAGCACTTAA
- a CDS encoding MarR family winged helix-turn-helix transcriptional regulator — translation MPLDPGESPGFLLWHATLRWQRDIAAALAPLDLTHVQFVLLACAWWLNGQGEHPNQLALARQAGTDVKMASQVLRALEAKGLIEREVDPADTRAKRLRVTDAGAELAPLAIAAVELADANFFEPVPVDDALSLLRRLAHPDVTAPPTTTGGNRKRSAPARKVT, via the coding sequence ATGCCGCTCGACCCCGGCGAGAGCCCCGGATTCCTGCTCTGGCACGCCACGCTGCGCTGGCAGCGGGACATCGCCGCAGCACTCGCGCCGCTCGATCTCACCCACGTGCAATTCGTGCTGCTCGCCTGCGCGTGGTGGCTGAACGGCCAGGGTGAGCACCCGAACCAGCTGGCCCTGGCACGCCAGGCCGGCACCGACGTCAAGATGGCCTCCCAGGTCCTGCGCGCCCTCGAGGCCAAAGGACTCATCGAACGGGAAGTCGATCCCGCGGACACCCGGGCCAAACGGCTGCGCGTCACCGATGCAGGAGCCGAGCTGGCGCCGCTGGCCATCGCCGCCGTCGAACTCGCTGACGCCAATTTCTTCGAGCCTGTGCCCGTGGACGATGCATTATCCCTGCTCCGCCGCTTGGCCCATCCCGACGTTACCGCGCCGCCAACAACGACTGGCGGCAACCGCAAGCGATCTGCCCCGGCGCGAAAGGTTACGTAA
- a CDS encoding class I SAM-dependent methyltransferase, with the protein MNWIEAGASVTARWRSANGRPAPARVEVVSDSLTADDAYRMASQGIAMLWHGDFHNARQILNAMDRRTGAGKKTAGTPAEKFYRHRQSASHRARILGLLLIPLDPGPVVPLRRAPDIREAAAEAYGDIGEASVVSLHELVGAIGAHQWRRNGVYVDALQGRIHPHYGTFFPTRSEYVDLVAAAALPSDTLAFDVGTGTGVLAAVLARRGVHRVIATDNESRAIACAAENFRNLGVQDRAEAVLTDMFPPGRAPLIVCNPPWIPATPHSSLDSAVYDPGSRMLFRFLNELPGHLEPGGEGWLVLSDLAEHLGLRSREDLLAAITAAGLKVTERLDTTPTHPKASDRDDPLFAARSAEVTSLWRLVSQ; encoded by the coding sequence GTGAACTGGATTGAGGCCGGCGCCAGCGTGACCGCGCGGTGGCGTTCGGCGAACGGCAGGCCGGCGCCGGCACGCGTCGAAGTGGTCTCCGACTCCCTCACGGCCGACGATGCGTACCGCATGGCATCACAAGGGATCGCGATGCTCTGGCACGGAGACTTCCACAACGCGCGGCAGATCCTCAACGCCATGGACCGTCGGACAGGCGCCGGAAAGAAGACCGCAGGAACTCCTGCCGAGAAGTTCTACCGGCACCGGCAGTCCGCCTCGCACCGCGCACGCATTCTGGGCCTGCTGCTGATTCCCCTTGACCCGGGCCCGGTGGTGCCGCTGCGCCGCGCACCGGATATCAGGGAGGCCGCCGCGGAAGCGTACGGAGACATCGGCGAAGCGTCCGTTGTGTCCCTGCACGAGCTTGTGGGGGCCATCGGCGCCCACCAGTGGCGGCGGAATGGGGTCTACGTCGATGCCCTGCAGGGCCGCATCCACCCGCACTACGGCACGTTCTTCCCCACCCGAAGCGAGTATGTGGATCTCGTGGCCGCCGCTGCACTGCCTTCTGACACGCTTGCGTTCGACGTCGGAACAGGCACCGGCGTGCTCGCCGCCGTCCTCGCGCGCCGGGGCGTCCACCGCGTGATCGCCACGGACAACGAATCGCGCGCAATCGCCTGCGCCGCGGAGAATTTCCGGAACCTCGGTGTCCAGGACCGCGCCGAGGCCGTCCTGACCGACATGTTCCCGCCCGGACGGGCACCGCTGATCGTGTGCAACCCGCCCTGGATTCCGGCCACGCCGCATTCCAGCCTGGACAGCGCCGTCTACGATCCCGGGAGCAGGATGCTGTTCCGGTTCCTGAACGAACTCCCCGGCCATCTGGAGCCGGGCGGTGAGGGCTGGCTTGTCCTTTCCGACCTTGCCGAGCATCTCGGCCTGCGGTCGCGCGAGGACCTGCTGGCCGCCATCACAGCGGCCGGGCTGAAGGTGACGGAACGGCTCGACACCACGCCAACGCATCCGAAGGCCTCGGACCGTGATGATCCCCTGTTCGCGGCGCGCTCGGCCGAGGTCACGTCGCTGTGGCGGCTTGTCAGCCAATAG
- a CDS encoding SRPBCC family protein — MWAYENSIETTAAPEAIWRLWSDVENWGAWNGEIEKIEINGPFAAGTQILMTPPGDDPIPLVIAEAVENERFVDEARFGDLLLRTTHRIDPIGQGRIRVVYRMEITGDGADEAGPQIGPGITADWPETMAALVKTAGS, encoded by the coding sequence ATGTGGGCATACGAGAACAGCATCGAAACTACCGCCGCGCCCGAAGCAATCTGGCGGCTCTGGTCCGACGTCGAGAACTGGGGCGCCTGGAACGGGGAGATCGAGAAAATCGAGATCAACGGCCCCTTCGCGGCAGGCACGCAGATCCTGATGACACCCCCGGGTGACGATCCGATTCCCCTGGTCATCGCCGAGGCCGTCGAAAACGAACGCTTCGTGGACGAGGCCCGCTTCGGTGACCTGCTGCTTCGTACCACCCACCGCATCGACCCGATCGGCCAGGGCCGGATCCGCGTGGTGTACAGGATGGAGATCACCGGCGACGGCGCCGACGAGGCCGGACCCCAGATTGGGCCCGGCATCACCGCCGACTGGCCCGAGACCATGGCTGCGCTGGTCAAGACGGCGGGCAGCTGA
- a CDS encoding Ltp family lipoprotein, which yields MSNVVSPPPNAPKAKRPWFKKKRWWLVGIIILIIIVSPKNGSSKDQVANTAPEISTPVASVPTTPTAPSAPAPTPTKTATPTPPPAPPAPKVPSEYQSALGKASSYFDNMHMSKAAIYDQLTSQYGEKFSPEAAQYAVDNLKADYNVAALAKAKSYQKNMNMSPAGIYDQLVSQYGEKFTPEQANYAVQNLG from the coding sequence ATGTCTAATGTCGTATCACCACCACCAAACGCTCCTAAAGCCAAGCGTCCTTGGTTCAAGAAAAAGCGGTGGTGGCTTGTCGGCATCATCATCCTGATCATCATCGTTTCGCCGAAGAACGGGTCCAGCAAGGACCAGGTTGCCAACACGGCACCGGAAATCTCCACTCCGGTTGCGTCAGTCCCCACCACGCCCACGGCTCCTTCCGCACCGGCACCGACGCCGACTAAGACGGCTACCCCGACGCCACCTCCAGCGCCTCCGGCACCGAAGGTTCCATCCGAATACCAATCGGCCCTGGGCAAAGCCTCGTCCTACTTCGACAACATGCACATGAGCAAAGCTGCGATCTACGACCAACTGACCTCACAGTACGGTGAGAAGTTCTCGCCCGAGGCAGCCCAGTATGCGGTCGACAACCTCAAGGCGGACTACAACGTAGCCGCCCTGGCGAAGGCCAAGAGCTACCAAAAGAACATGAATATGTCGCCTGCCGGCATTTATGACCAGCTTGTCAGCCAGTACGGTGAGAAGTTCACCCCCGAGCAAGCCAACTACGCGGTTCAGAACCTGGGATAA
- a CDS encoding NAD(P)H-binding protein produces MRIAVAGGTGTVGRHVVAIARERGHHVVSLSRTDGVDLVTGRGLDQALQGVETVIDVSGIQVLSTKRAVDFFTNATQNLLAAEKKAGVTHHVALSIVGIDKANSGLYAGKLVQEDEVKHGGIPWTILRSTQFHEFVPMSIKAASVGPLVFVPTMLTQPVAAKEVAAALVDAAEAGPKGRIPDLGGPRTEQLKGLVTAYLAKTRQKKLIVPLRVPGPMGKAMRKGGLIPAPGSAVGRQTFQEWLDAIGAA; encoded by the coding sequence ATGAGGATTGCCGTTGCAGGGGGAACCGGGACAGTGGGCCGCCACGTTGTGGCCATCGCCAGGGAGCGCGGACACCACGTGGTCAGCCTCAGCCGCACCGATGGGGTGGACCTGGTCACCGGGCGCGGCCTCGACCAGGCTCTCCAGGGTGTCGAAACCGTCATCGACGTCTCCGGCATCCAGGTCCTGTCCACCAAGAGAGCCGTTGATTTCTTCACCAACGCCACCCAGAACCTGCTGGCGGCCGAGAAAAAGGCCGGCGTGACGCACCACGTGGCGCTGTCCATTGTGGGCATCGATAAAGCCAATTCAGGACTGTACGCCGGGAAGCTGGTGCAAGAGGACGAAGTCAAGCACGGCGGCATTCCCTGGACCATCCTCCGGTCCACCCAGTTCCACGAGTTCGTGCCGATGTCCATCAAAGCCGCCTCAGTGGGCCCGCTGGTCTTCGTGCCCACGATGCTCACCCAGCCGGTGGCGGCGAAGGAGGTGGCGGCTGCCTTGGTGGACGCGGCCGAGGCCGGTCCAAAGGGACGCATCCCGGACCTTGGCGGCCCGCGGACCGAACAGCTGAAAGGGCTGGTCACGGCCTATCTGGCCAAGACGCGGCAGAAAAAACTGATCGTTCCGCTCCGGGTGCCCGGCCCCATGGGCAAGGCAATGCGCAAAGGCGGGCTGATCCCGGCGCCGGGTTCCGCCGTCGGACGCCAGACGTTCCAGGAGTGGCTCGACGCCATCGGCGCCGCGTAA
- a CDS encoding MmgE/PrpD family protein — protein MNPERTASERIADFVTALSPEDIPPGVLHRAKLHLLDTLGAGIAGAASREVHLSRSALAAAHGTPSPGTGSPVWGTPAELPPLAAAFVNGVACHAFELDDSGGCDHSGAVVVPAALAALAVRAGGSAGGADDGGTGVDGGRLLHAVVSGYEVGRRVQDALGGYASVNNQGWHSTGVTGTFAAVVAAGVVLGLDAPQLVSAIGLAGSFTGGTWSFIGDGAMSKRMHVGRAAEAGLNSALLARAGFTGPRDVFSAPWGSFLKLYGQPGDVQESRLFDTLGEDWQVLRASIKPYATCRSTHSAIDAILDLRARGLTADSTQKITVRTSALIADMCGTADVRSLVSTQLSMQFALAAALTHGKVGLDQVAEQGRNDPQLRELMGRVRVEVDPEQHGGSAEPFLTVQTDADSFGVQAVKAKGAATNRLSDRETIGKFEGLAGTRLPPERVSAVSRMVLGLESVDDAGPLLGMLAADSEPALLT, from the coding sequence ATGAATCCAGAGCGGACAGCATCAGAACGCATAGCGGACTTCGTCACGGCACTGTCTCCGGAGGACATTCCTCCTGGGGTCCTGCACCGGGCAAAACTCCATCTGCTGGACACCTTGGGCGCAGGCATCGCAGGTGCGGCGTCGCGGGAGGTCCACCTCAGCAGGTCAGCGCTCGCCGCAGCGCACGGAACCCCGTCGCCTGGAACGGGCTCGCCGGTGTGGGGCACGCCCGCCGAGCTGCCGCCGCTGGCGGCCGCCTTCGTCAACGGCGTGGCGTGCCACGCCTTTGAGCTGGATGACTCCGGCGGGTGCGACCACTCCGGGGCCGTGGTGGTTCCGGCCGCACTCGCTGCGCTGGCTGTCCGGGCCGGCGGTTCCGCGGGCGGAGCGGACGACGGCGGCACGGGAGTTGACGGCGGAAGGCTCCTTCACGCCGTCGTCAGCGGGTATGAGGTGGGCCGCCGGGTCCAGGACGCCCTGGGCGGCTACGCTTCGGTCAACAACCAAGGCTGGCACTCCACGGGGGTGACCGGCACGTTCGCGGCCGTCGTAGCGGCGGGCGTGGTCCTGGGGCTGGACGCGCCGCAGCTGGTTTCCGCCATCGGCCTGGCAGGTTCGTTCACCGGCGGCACCTGGTCCTTCATCGGGGACGGGGCCATGTCCAAACGCATGCACGTGGGGCGCGCTGCCGAAGCCGGCTTGAACAGTGCGCTGCTGGCCAGGGCCGGGTTCACCGGGCCCCGGGATGTGTTCTCCGCTCCGTGGGGCAGCTTCCTGAAGCTCTACGGCCAGCCGGGCGATGTCCAGGAGTCGCGGCTCTTTGACACCCTGGGGGAGGACTGGCAGGTCCTGCGGGCGTCGATCAAGCCGTACGCCACGTGCCGGAGCACGCACTCGGCCATTGACGCGATCCTGGACCTGCGTGCCCGGGGGCTCACCGCGGACTCGACCCAGAAGATCACGGTGAGGACCAGCGCCCTCATTGCGGACATGTGCGGCACCGCCGATGTCCGGTCCCTCGTTTCAACCCAGCTGAGCATGCAGTTCGCCCTCGCGGCCGCGCTGACACACGGCAAGGTCGGGCTGGACCAGGTGGCGGAACAGGGCCGGAACGATCCGCAGCTGAGGGAGCTCATGGGCCGCGTCCGTGTGGAGGTGGACCCGGAGCAGCACGGCGGATCGGCCGAACCGTTCCTCACCGTGCAGACGGATGCGGATTCGTTCGGGGTGCAGGCCGTCAAGGCAAAGGGCGCCGCAACCAACCGGCTCAGCGACCGTGAAACCATCGGCAAGTTCGAGGGACTGGCCGGCACGAGGCTGCCTCCCGAACGGGTCAGCGCTGTGAGCCGGATGGTGCTGGGGTTGGAGTCCGTGGACGACGCCGGGCCGCTCCTGGGCATGCTCGCCGCGGATTCGGAGCCCGCCCTCCTTACGTAA
- a CDS encoding polysaccharide deacetylase: MTFTQEPPAGRWPGATRCAFLVTVGFEAELSVLAAGPDAVDRAKSLSVGQYGGTRGVDRLLAELGRTGTTASWFIPGANLGTYPRQVEAVAAAGHEVANMGWALEDMGLQPLPEQLDSIGRGQDAFEALLGVRPQGFRAGCGSFAHGLPGELLDLGFTWSSSWHGDDLPHFHAGRAAGLVEVPRHHELDDFPYFVFNLDPPIPKGSPRIASSREVLRNWILEFEAYRAEGRCFVLTLHPEIIATPGRIGMLREFMDHVHAYGDVWHATGGEVARWWRETAAPNSPAHPAEIFHSLTREGTPA; this comes from the coding sequence ATGACATTCACGCAGGAACCGCCGGCGGGCCGCTGGCCCGGTGCGACCCGGTGCGCCTTTTTGGTCACCGTGGGTTTCGAAGCGGAACTGTCGGTGCTCGCGGCGGGGCCTGACGCCGTCGACCGCGCCAAAAGCCTGTCCGTTGGCCAGTACGGCGGCACCCGCGGCGTGGACCGCCTCCTGGCGGAACTCGGACGCACCGGCACCACCGCGAGCTGGTTCATTCCCGGGGCCAACCTCGGCACCTACCCGCGCCAGGTTGAAGCGGTTGCGGCGGCCGGGCATGAAGTTGCCAACATGGGCTGGGCACTGGAGGACATGGGGCTGCAGCCCCTGCCGGAGCAACTGGACAGCATCGGCCGCGGCCAGGACGCTTTTGAAGCGCTGCTGGGCGTGAGGCCGCAGGGCTTCCGGGCAGGTTGCGGATCATTTGCCCACGGGCTGCCCGGCGAGTTGCTGGACCTGGGGTTCACCTGGTCCTCCTCGTGGCACGGCGACGACCTGCCCCATTTCCATGCCGGCCGCGCTGCAGGACTGGTGGAGGTGCCCCGGCACCACGAACTCGACGACTTTCCCTACTTCGTCTTCAACCTGGACCCGCCCATACCCAAGGGCAGTCCGCGGATCGCCTCCAGCCGGGAGGTGCTGCGCAACTGGATCCTGGAATTCGAGGCCTACCGCGCCGAAGGACGCTGCTTCGTCCTGACGCTCCATCCGGAAATCATCGCCACCCCCGGGCGGATCGGGATGCTCCGGGAGTTCATGGACCACGTCCACGCGTACGGCGACGTCTGGCACGCCACCGGCGGGGAAGTGGCCCGATGGTGGCGGGAAACCGCCGCACCCAACAGCCCGGCCCACCCGGCAGAAATCTTCCACTCCCTCACACGTGAAGGCACCCCAGCATGA